One Geotrypetes seraphini chromosome 15, aGeoSer1.1, whole genome shotgun sequence genomic window carries:
- the HIC1 gene encoding LOW QUALITY PROTEIN: hypermethylated in cancer 1 protein (The sequence of the model RefSeq protein was modified relative to this genomic sequence to represent the inferred CDS: inserted 2 bases in 1 codon): MIIPSELRGLPQASGHPGVGASAMLDAMEVPSHARHLLLQLNSQRTKGFLCDVIIVVQNALFRAHKNILAASSAYLKSLVVHDNLINLDHELVSPGIFRAVLDFIYTGRLSEAEPGLEPSLAGLLAAATYLQIADLVALCKKQLKRSGKYRQLRSAAYGPYSKVLPCYPPRAPAPAPAQPAPPLDTHRAELYAAGPQGSALALPLCGLDLTKKSPPGPSAEGPAIQVPEPLYRWMKPEPPGGPYPEPDEDKSSSGGGCEEEEEEEEEEEGDTGSSEEPPGPGPGYEPESLGHNVYVCIPCGQGFPSSEQLNAHVEAHAEGEPPGDPPXGDPRPYRCASCHKSYKDPATLRQHEKTHWLSRPYPCTICGKKFTQRGTMTRHMRSHLGLKPFACDACGMRFTRQYRLTEHMRIHSGEKPYECQVCGGRFAQQRNLLSHMKMHGPGGPADGLLAVARLGAQQLAHASPFLTDPKALDSLYPLAKFTAEHLGLSPDKAVEVLHHDGRLIDRFSPA; the protein is encoded by the exons ATGATCATTCCCAGCGAGCTGAGGGGGCTGCCACAAGCGAGTGGGCATCCAG GTGTAGGAGCGAGTGCCATGCTGGATGCCATGGAAGTGCCCAGCCACGCCCGTCACCTACTGCTGCAGCTCAACAGCCAGAGGACCAAGGGCTTCCTGTGCGACGTGATCATCGTGGTCCAGAACGCGCTCTTCCGGGCCCACAAGAACATCCTGGCCGCCAGCAGCGCCTACCTCAAGTCCCTGGTGGTGCACGACAACCTCATCAACCTGGACCACGAGCTGGTGAGCCCCGGCATCTTCCGGGCCGTGCTGGACTTCATTTACACGGGGCGGCTGAGCGAGGCCGAGCCGGGACTGGAGCCCAGCCTGGCCGGCCTCCTGGCCGCTGCCACTTACCTGCAGATCGCCGACCTGGTAGCCCTGTGCAAGAAGCAGCTGAAGCGCTCGGGCAAATACCGGCAGCTGCGGAGCGCCGCCTACGGGCCATACAGCAAAGTGCTGCCCTGCTACCCGCCCCGGGCTCCGGCTCCGGCCCCCGCCCAGCCCGCCCCTCCGCTGGACACACACCGGGCCGAGCTCTACGCCGCAGGCCCCCAAGGATCCGCCCTGGCTCTGCCCCTCTGCGGCCTGGATCTGACCAAGAAGAGCCCCCCGGGCCCCTCCGCGGAAGGCCCCGCCATCCAAGTCCCCGAGCCCCTCTACCGCTGGATGAAGCCCGAGCCCCCGGGGGGGCCCTACCCGGAGCCCGACGAGGACAAGAGCAGCAGCGGCGGGGGctgcgaggaggaggaggaggaagaagaggaggaggagggcgaCACGGGCAGCAGCGAGGAGCCGCCCGGCCCGGGCCCCGGCTACGAACCCGAGAGCCTGGGCCACAACGTGTACGTGTGCATCCCGTGCGGCCAGggcttccccagctcggagcagCTCAACGCCCACGTGGAGGCGCACGCCGAGGGGGAGCCCCCCGGGGACCCCCC CGGCGACCCCCGGCCCTACCGCTGCGCCTCGTGCCACAAGAGCTACAAGGACCCGGCCACCCTGCGCCAGCACGAGAAGACCCACTGGCTGAGCCGGCCCTACCCGTGCACCATCTGCGGCAAGAAGTTCACGCAGCGCGGCACCATGACGCGCCACATGCGCTCGCACCTGGGCCTCAAGCCCTTCGCCTGCGACGCCTGCGGCATGCGCTTCACGCGCCAGTACCGCCTCACCGAGCACATGCGCATTCACTCGGGCGAGAAGCCGTACGAGTGCCAGGTGTGCGGCGGCCGCTTCGCGCAGCAGCGCAACCTGCTCAGCCACATGAAGATGCACGGGCCCGGGGGCCCCGCCGACGGCCTGCTGGCCGTGGCCCGCCTGGGGGCCCAGCAGCTGGCGCACGCCTCGCCCTTCCTCACCGACCCCAAGGCCCTGGACAGCCTGTACCCGCTGGCCAAATTCACGGCCGAGCACTTGGGCCTGAGCCCGGACAAGGCGGTGGAGGTGCTGCACCACGACGGCCGGCTCATCGACAGGTTCTCCCCGGCCTAG